Genomic segment of Nitrosopumilaceae archaeon AB1(1):
CTTATGGGAGCGTCGATTCTAGGTCTGGGTCGTGCCGTGGGGGAGACTATGGCTGTTACTCTATTGATTGGTAACGCTACGGGAATATCTGCGATTGTAAATACGGTATTTGATCCGAGTCAGACCATGTCTAGTATAATTGCTAATGAATTCGTAGAGGCGTCACCGGCAACGCTGCATTTACCTGCCTTACTTGCAGTAGGACTAGTCTTACTATTTACCGCAATTTGTATCAATATTGTCGCTCATCTGTTAGTAACTAGAATGTTAAAGGTTCGAGAAGGTGCAGTTAACTTATGACTGATATTACAAAACGTCAATATTATCGAACACTGTTTCGGCAAAATGTAGAAAGACGTCTAATTATTGATAAAATAGTTCGCTTAATTGTTTTTTCATGTGTAATTATTGCAATAATCCCACTCGGCAGCATTCTAATCGAAGTATTTCGTAATGGTATTGCTGCTATAAGTTTAGAGTTTATTACTGCTCCACCTGGGGCAATTGGATCTGGAGATGGTGGTATAGGACCTGCTATTCAAGGAACTTTGATTATAGTTGGGTTGGCAAGCCTAATTGGAATTCCTATTGGATTAATGTCTGGAGTATTTCTTGCTGAATATGGTAATAACAAACTGGCCAAATTTATCAGATTCTTCAATGATGTCTTTATGGAGTTTCCATCAATAGTACTTGGAATATTTGCATTTCTTATAATTGTACTAGTACTTGGAAATTTTTCTGTGTGGGCAGGGGCCTTTGCCTTATCATTAATTATGTTCCCTATTGTGGCTAGAACAACTGAAGAGTCACTAAAGTTAGTTCCAACATCATACAGGGAAGCAGGTGTTGCCTTGGGGTTGAAAAAGTGGGTTATAACCACACGTATAGTAATGACTGCGGCAAAAAAGGGTCTAGTTACAGGCATACTATTATCTGTATCACGAATAAGTGGTGAAACTGCACCATTAATTATGACCATATTGGGCTCTAGTCAATTCTTTCAAAATTTCAATGAACCACTTGATGCATTACCTTTACGTATTTGGCGCCTTGCATTACAACCATATGATAGTGCACAATTACATGGATGGGGTTCTGCAGCTGTATTGATCATTATAATTATTGGGATAAATCTTGCAGTACGTTATTTCGTATTACATAAAAATAATAATGGTATTGGGGTCTTTTTACAAAGGAGAATTAGAAATTGACACCTACTACAATCCCTACACAATCAAAAACACAATCTGATATCCCTGAATTGAACACACACGATAAAATAATTGATGATTACAAAATGATAGCTGATGATGTCAGTGTTACTTTTAATAATATTCCTGCAATTAATCACATCAATATGAAATTCAAATCGAAATCTGTAACTGCTCTTATTGGTCCTTCGGGATGTGGTAAGACAACATTTTTGCGTTGTTTGAATAGAATGCATGATATGACTTCACATGCTAATGTACAAGGAAAAGTTTTGATTGATGGTGTTGATCTATATGCTAAAAATGTAAATCCAATATATTATCGACGCAAAGTTGGAATGGTTTTTCAAAAACCTAACCCTTTCCCTACAATGTCTATTTTTGATAATGTATCTGCAGGACTTCGTCTTAATGGCATAAGAAAGAGGCAGATCCTCGATGAGATCGTTGAGGATTCGTTAAAGTTGGCATATTTGTGGGATGAGGTAAAGAATATCCTCAAAAAACCTGCAATAGAACTCTCTGGCGGTCAACAGCAGCGGCTATGTATTGCACGTGCCCTGGCCATACAACCTGAGGTTCTTTTGATGGATGAGCCGGCATCGGCACTAAATCCAATAGCTGCCCAAAAAGTGGAGGAGACCATAATGGAACTTAGAAAAGAATTTACAATAATCATAGTGACACATAATATGCAACAAGCAATTCGTGTTTCTGATAGTACTGGCTTTATGTATCTTGGAGATTTAATTGAATACAATGATACAAATAAAATATTCACTGATCCATCAGATGATCTCACTGCAAAATATGTTCAAGGTAGGTTTGGTTAATTGACACGTCTTATAGAATCATCGTTAACTAGACTTACTGACATCATGACTGAAATGGGAGATATGGTAATTGAGTCTATATCTCTTGCTATCGATTCATATCTGAATGATAACAACACATCTGATAAGGTACGACTGATATCTCATTCTATAACAAAAAAATATTATGAAGTAGAAGATTTTACATTTGAAATGTTTCTAAAATATCAACCACTTGGAGAAGACTTTAGATTAATTCGTTCATCTACTGAAATCTCATATGCTTATGCAAGATTTAGTAGATATGCTTATGATATATCTCTTTTAAGAGATAAATTTGGTAACATATCAGAATGTAAGAATGAATACTTGTCCGAGTCTGTAGACAAAGTAATGCATATGACTAAAACAGCTATTCAATCTTTTGCTACTCTTGATATACGTACTGCAGTTAAAATTCGTGAAGATGAGGAGTTTATAGATTGCATGTATGATGAGAGGTTACTGAGTCTTTTAAAATCATCAAACACAAAATGTGCACTTACCGAAGCACTGCTTTTAAGATATCTTGAGCGTATCAGTGATCATGCCGTCTTTATGAGTGACGCGATTAATTATATAGTGACTGGAAAGCATCGTCCTAGTGATCAACGAATTGAGTCTAGATTTGTCAAAAAGTGATATGCACGGCTTTGATTTTAGTGACATCGTGACCCGAAATACGTTTATGTATATTTGCATGAATTTTATCTTGGAATTTTAAATCACATCTAAAACATTTCCACATAACATCAGACATGTGTAATACTTGTCTAATTTTAGATATAAAGATGATGATAATTAGATACATTTAATATTTTTTTTCAATTTATCCCTTTTTTATTGAATTTTTTTCACAAATTCGTACTATTTTTAGAAATTTAAATTTTCAATTATATGAAAAAGAGTCTAAAATTTAACCACCATCTTGCAATTCTATAAATCATGTTGATAAATATTAGATATATGAAACTAGGTGTTCTTTTTTCTGGCGGTAAAGACAGTACATTTGCTATTCATCATGCAAAAAGTCAGGGGCATGAGATATCTTGTCTTATAACTGTCATACCACACTCTGAGGAGAGTATGCTACTTCATTCTCCATGTATATCAATTACTAGTCTTCAAGCTGTATCGATGAAAATTCCTCATCTTACTGCCAAGTCAAATTCCATTGATGTTGAATCTGAATGCGATATTTTACGAAAATTAATTCAACGTGGCATTGATGAATTTCAAATTCAAGGTATAGTTCATGGTGGAATATTTAGCGAATTCCAAAAACGTTATTTTGAAAGTCTATGTGTAGATAAAAATTTACAAATATTTGCACCAGTATGGCATGCAGATAAACAATACATGCATACTTTGCTTGATGCTAATTTTCAATTTATTCTAAGTGGAGTCTCCTCTGATGGATTGGATGATTCATGGTTGGGTGTAAAAATCACCACACAAAATTTAGTAGATTTAGAGAATCTATCGAAAAAATATGGATTTAATTTGAATTTTGAAGGAGGTGAGGCTGAAACATTGGTGATTGATTGCCCATTATTCGAATATCCGATTGATATACAAACTTTTACTAAAGATTGGGATGGTTATTCTGGCAAAATT
This window contains:
- the pstA gene encoding phosphate ABC transporter permease PstA encodes the protein MTDITKRQYYRTLFRQNVERRLIIDKIVRLIVFSCVIIAIIPLGSILIEVFRNGIAAISLEFITAPPGAIGSGDGGIGPAIQGTLIIVGLASLIGIPIGLMSGVFLAEYGNNKLAKFIRFFNDVFMEFPSIVLGIFAFLIIVLVLGNFSVWAGAFALSLIMFPIVARTTEESLKLVPTSYREAGVALGLKKWVITTRIVMTAAKKGLVTGILLSVSRISGETAPLIMTILGSSQFFQNFNEPLDALPLRIWRLALQPYDSAQLHGWGSAAVLIIIIIGINLAVRYFVLHKNNNGIGVFLQRRIRN
- the pstB gene encoding phosphate ABC transporter ATP-binding protein PstB, with the translated sequence MTPTTIPTQSKTQSDIPELNTHDKIIDDYKMIADDVSVTFNNIPAINHINMKFKSKSVTALIGPSGCGKTTFLRCLNRMHDMTSHANVQGKVLIDGVDLYAKNVNPIYYRRKVGMVFQKPNPFPTMSIFDNVSAGLRLNGIRKRQILDEIVEDSLKLAYLWDEVKNILKKPAIELSGGQQQRLCIARALAIQPEVLLMDEPASALNPIAAQKVEETIMELRKEFTIIIVTHNMQQAIRVSDSTGFMYLGDLIEYNDTNKIFTDPSDDLTAKYVQGRFG
- a CDS encoding PhoU domain-containing protein, encoding MTRLIESSLTRLTDIMTEMGDMVIESISLAIDSYLNDNNTSDKVRLISHSITKKYYEVEDFTFEMFLKYQPLGEDFRLIRSSTEISYAYARFSRYAYDISLLRDKFGNISECKNEYLSESVDKVMHMTKTAIQSFATLDIRTAVKIREDEEFIDCMYDERLLSLLKSSNTKCALTEALLLRYLERISDHAVFMSDAINYIVTGKHRPSDQRIESRFVKK
- a CDS encoding diphthine--ammonia ligase; the encoded protein is MKLGVLFSGGKDSTFAIHHAKSQGHEISCLITVIPHSEESMLLHSPCISITSLQAVSMKIPHLTAKSNSIDVESECDILRKLIQRGIDEFQIQGIVHGGIFSEFQKRYFESLCVDKNLQIFAPVWHADKQYMHTLLDANFQFILSGVSSDGLDDSWLGVKITTQNLVDLENLSKKYGFNLNFEGGEAETLVIDCPLFEYPIDIQTFTKDWDGYSGKIDISVAQLGYRA